Genomic window (Zingiber officinale cultivar Zhangliang chromosome 2B, Zo_v1.1, whole genome shotgun sequence):
TAGCTATACACTTAAGGTTGCTCTGAATCTAAAATTGGTTCATCTATCATATTTAGTGGTACTACTATAGCTCCACGATACACATCCTTATTTATGTGGTGGTGACATTTTAATCACTAAGGATTTGCTTTGTTATCTCAGCTAAAAATTTCGTATTTAAGACATAGTATTTGATTCTTCCTTGGTATTAAGTGTCTTCCACATTGAGAAGGTTGTCTTCTATCTCAAAGTGAATATATCTCTAGGTTACTTAAATGAGCAAAACTGTATAGAGCACGTCACATCTCTGCAAAAATCGTAGTAAAACTTTAACATCCTTCAATCCTCTGCTTGATCCTTATATATATGAGCATCATTGGAGCACTCTATTATGTTACCATTACACACTAGATATTGCCTTTATAGTCAATTGTGTCTTTCGACTTATTCATTCACCTCCTAAGCAACATTGGGAAGTGGTTAAATGAATACTTCCCTCAATGGCATAATTCTTCGTATGTTGTCACTTGACGAGGGAACTACATGCATATAATGACGTGGATTAGACTAGTTCTGGTAAAGACAAATGTCGTGGGTTTGTTATATTTATTGGGAGGAATTTGAGCTCTTGGGCCACCAAAATGTAATCAATAATGTTTTTTTTAGAACTCAGGTAGAATACATGGTCATCCCAATCCTACATTGAAAGTCATTTGAATTCAATCCCCCTTCTATCTGAGCTACACCTATCCATCAACAACGTATCCAAGATTTGGCATAACAACATTGGGGCAACTTATCTAGTTGCCAATCTAATTTTTATTCCCGTACAAACTAGATAGAAGTTGATTTTTTTACTTTAGCAAAAAAGATGGGATCCGCCACCCAATAGCCCTACACGGTCGGCCCCATTATCATCTGTGAAGAGGTAAATCGAGAAGTTGTAGTTGGTCACTACGGGGGATAATTTGTTTTACTTTGAACAAGAATGTATAGCAAGTTGACAATAGTATGTGATCAAAttattgatatttttacaaaatctcTACCAAGGCAATGTTTCCACTTATTGGAGACCAAACTCAATGTCCACCACCTCTTGTAGAGTTTGCAGCGATGTAATAGTAAAAAAATCAACGGTAATATAGCATAGACACAGTCGAAATATCAACTATAAATATTACCAGTTGTATGCTGCACAATAACATTTGTACCTGTAATTCTACCTATGGCAGCTATCTTTGATTGATTGGCAAGTCATTCACACACCTCCACATCTCTGTATATAAAACTAGAATATAATGGGTGTATGCAGAATATGGATTCTTCTTTCACTACAAATTAAATCGTACATTGACAATGGTAAACCTACCTGGATTATGCCGTTAGTATATGATAATCTTTTACTATATCTTAACAGAATCATCTTCTCTGCTGCTCTTGTTATTTGTGATGTTGGCAAAGTGGCTTACTTTTGCTGTCATGTACGAAGAAGACAACGAATGAAAGGTTTTACGAAAAATTTGACCTATCAATTCCGGTATAGGCTGTAAATTGTAATAGTCTATACATATTCAATTGAAGTAGTTATCACTTAAGTTTGTAAAACATTTCCACCTAGTAGTTTCTATCGTGCTATATTTTCTAAGGTTAGCTTAAGGATAGTAATTCTACCATCAATCGTGCATGTTTAGAATGaaatttcaatgtgtttgtcATGCATTTATATTTGTAGGTATCTGTTGCGGGTTATACAGCCGGTCAACGGGCAAAACATGTACCACGAGGGAAATGTATAGCTGGAATCTCTATTCTGGCAGGTACATCAGTGACGATGTTCTTGCTTGTCGTGCTGAATGTCTTCCCCTTTACTCCAAGGTACATCATTCCTGTTGCCGGCATGATGGTTGGTAATGCAATGACCGTCACTGGTGTTACCATGAAGAAGCTGCGGGAAGATCTTAAAGTGCAAAAGAACCTGGTCGGTCCCTTAACTCGTCTGCTTAATTTTTCTGGATCTCCCCATAACTTAAAGCACCAAATATTGGTGATTGTTAGTTGAGATTGCATAAATCTCGTATGATTATGCTAATTTCTATTCAGATTAGGCTAAGtagaaaagttttttttaccTCTTTGTTAGGTGGAGACGGCATTGGCTCTCGGTGCAACTCCGCGTCAAGCAGCACATCAGCAAGTTAAGAAGTCTCTTGTGATTGCACTGTCCCCAGTTGTGGACAATGCCAAAACAGTGGGTCTCATTTCTCTTCCAGGTGCAATGACAGGGCTCATTATGGGTGGTGCATCACCTTTGGAGGCAATCCAACTCCAGATAGTTGTCATGAACATGCTTATCGGAGCATCCACCGTTAGCAGTATCTTATCGACGTATTTGTGTTGGCCTTCTTTTTTCACAAAAGCTTACCAGTTGGAATATAAAGTATTCTCAGCTGATTGAACTCTGTTTTTTACCCCTTTCAGAAATAACTAGTGAATGGCTTTTGCTATGAGTGTTGTATTTGGTGTTAGTGTAGGATTAAGTTTACGTGAGTGaactagatccaattgagtccatATGGATGGACTTAATCTCAATAAGGTTGAACTCATACTTGATTGGTACAAACATAACTAATTGTTATAAAATAACTAAAtccaattaagtgatctaatcCTTCAATGCATATAAAGAGGGTTTGAATTAAATGGATGCTGATTTAATATGTAGATTCAATAACCGGTTTATTAACATTGATGAATTGTTAATGAGATATGAACTTTTATGGTGGATAGTCTCAATAGGTTGGGCCAAGTATAAAAAGGAAGAGATAAGGTTCATTAGGGCATGTTGAACCTAGCTCGCTTCTTCCAGCTTCTTCTCCCTCATTGAGAAGAAATGTGGTTATTTTGTCAGCTCAATCCTGTGGAAGACATCCGATGCATTTGTTGGATATTCTGGTGAAACGTAAGAAGATATAGCATTATGATGGAATTAGGTCAGCTATTCATGAGCTATTGTTTCATTTTCTATTGAGCTTTAGAAATTGATagaagttagatcctgttgtagATACATCCTTTAGTATATATATGATGTATTGCaaatcttacaattggtatcagagcataggaTTGGATTATTATCAGTTCTTAAGGCGTAAGGATTATTTTTCAACGTTTTGATACAAATACATCAATTTTTGCATTTGATTCCATATGGATGAGTGAAATTGATATATATTCGTCGAATGTTGGATAAATTAAGATTTAACCTATGAATTGAGTTTTTCGCATCATATGCGAAGAACAAGATTGGCGGTGCGATTTAGGGCAGAAAATCACGTTTAGAAATGGGCGTTTTCTgatatcaatcgattggaaaaTTGAGAGTTACGTATTTGCGAACAGAAGCTTCCcaaattgatcggttgatcgattggtgcTTACCAATCGATTGGCGTAAGGCTTGATCGATTGTGATTCAAGTTCGTAAACAGAAGGGTTcagaatcaatcagctgatcgattggtgtttaccaatcgatcagcaTGAGGAATCTATTAGTGCAGGAAGTACCAaatgatcgaacctgtgttttgataatgacaaaggggttcagagttaagttgttttgtgatctaataagttgaactaagtgtgcgGGAAAGTCTTAAATGATTttaagcaaaggaaagtcctaactgcggttaagtAACGAAGTCTTGGTTTGGGGGACTGGACGAAATCTTAGCAGGTTGAGGACGTTAGACGAAATCCTAAGATCGAGAATTCTAAGTGGAAGGCCCGGGGGTTGTGGACACCAGGCGGAAGATTGGACGGGTCGGAAATCGGACGTCCAACAGAAAAGTCCTGAAGCCTTAGATGCTGAGcagaagtccagacggtctggaggaccgatctggcaaaagataatttctcctgagaggagtaggtgaggacgcgttcctcgaatAGGAAACAGAAGGCGTCTGTCCGacttagagtttcagcgaaactcaaagtcagaaccggatagttcgAAAACTGTCAAAACTTATATTTCATTATATATTATTGCTTACCTTGTTTTGCAAGAAAAATGAAGTGTTGAAAattggtggtccgggcgcccagagctaCTCCAGGCATCGGGAAGCTTTCACCCGGGCGAGGTGCCTAGGTAGGCACCTTCGCGGTTCGGGCGCCAAGAACGCCGAAGTTTATCTAGTCGTCAAGCTGGAGCGCGCTGATTGGATCAACCTACGTTACAGTCTGGCCATCCGTGtgtggtccaagcgcccagaatGGGCTATATAAAGAGGCTTCGACCAGAGGCTACAATACAACATTCTGAACAACTTTCGCTTCTGTATACTGCTCAGAAAATGCCTCTTTAACG
Coding sequences:
- the LOC122045638 gene encoding UPF0014 membrane protein STAR2-like is translated as MDPSGASFWVDFLQGMLKPVAALSVVLMAVALSFAQKLKLEGEMIYAIARAFFQLSIIGFVLQFIFAQKNTAWIILAYLFMVSVAGYTAGQRAKHVPRGKCIAGISILAGTSVTMFLLVVLNVFPFTPRYIIPVAGMMVGNAMTVTGVTMKKLREDLKVQKNLVETALALGATPRQAAHQQVKKSLVIALSPVVDNAKTVGLISLPGAMTGLIMGGASPLEAIQLQIVVMNMLIGASTVSSILSTYLCWPSFFTKAYQLEYKVFSAD